One Setaria italica strain Yugu1 chromosome II, Setaria_italica_v2.0, whole genome shotgun sequence DNA segment encodes these proteins:
- the LOC101783291 gene encoding UDP-glycosyltransferase 91C1: MAGDKQQQPQQEASASAHPLHVVVFPWLAFGHLIPFLELSKRLAARGHFITFVTTPANAARLPTGLSDARVRIVELALPRVDGLPEGAESTADLPPEKVELLKAAFDGLAAPFDDLLAAACCAGGREQAAEGFGRRPDWIVLDFAHYWLCPIAEKHQVPCAIFFIFTATSIAYAGSRRQNASHPRVTVDDFMPMPRWFPSPPSLAFRRHEAAWMAAAFRPNASGVSDFERIWRTEERCRILVLRSCPEVEPPQLRVFPLLAELFGKPVVPAGLLLPEDARDGGGHGDDGPEVARPSALQWLDGQPPRSVLYVALGSEAPVTAASVHELALGLELSGARFLWALRQPPSAAGEQPLLPEGFEQRVAGRGLVIAGWVPQVRVLAHAAVGAFLTHCGWGSVTESFRFGHPLVMLPFVTDQGLIARMMVERGVGVEVARRDDDGEAFVREDVAAAVRRVMVEEEGKELAVNARRLREVVVGDDGGRQERYVDELVDCMQRHSFTEVL, translated from the exons ATGGCGGGagacaagcagcagcagccgcagcaggaaGCCTCAGCCTCAGCCCATCCCCTCCACGTCGTGGTGTTCCCATGGCTGGCGTTCGGCCACCTCATCCCGTTCCTGGAGCTCTCCAAGCGGCTGGCGGCGCGGGGCCACTTCATAACCTTCGTCACCACGCCGGCGAACGCCGCCAGGCTGCCGACCGGCCTGTCCGACGCCCGCGTCCGCATCGTGGAGCTGGCGCTGCCGCGCGTGGACGGGCTGCCGGAGGGCGCAGAGTCGACGGCCGACCTGCCGCCGGAGAAAGTCGAGCTCCTCAAGGCCGCCTTCGACGGCCTCGCCGCGCCCTTCGACgacctgctcgccgccgcctgctgcgccGGCGGTCGGGAGCAGGCGGCGGAGGGGTTCGGGAGGAGGCCGGACTGGATCGTGCTCGACTTCGCGCACTACTGGCTCTGCCCCATCGCCGAGAAACATCAG GTTCCCTGCGCGATATTCTTCATCTTCACGGCCACCAGCATCGCGTACGCCGGCTCACGCCGACAGAACGCCAGCCACCCCCGCGTCACCGTCGACGACTTCATGCCGATGCCGCGGTGGTTCCCCTCCCCACCGTCCCTGGCCTTCCGCCGCCATGAGGCCGCGTGGATGGCCGCTGCGTTCCGGCCCAACGCGTCCGGCGTCTCCGACTTCGAGCGCATCTGGAGGACCGAGGAGCGCTGCCGCATTCTCGTCCTCCGCAGCTGCCCGGAGGTCGAGCCCCCTCAGCTCCGCGTGTTCCCCCTACTCGCCGAGCTCTTCGGCAAGCCCGTCGTCCCCGCTGGCCTCCTGCTACCGGAGGACGCGCGCGACGGCGGTGGCCATGGTGATGACGGCCCTGAGGTGGCGCGGCCTAGTGCGCTGCAGTGGCTCGACGGGCAGCCGCCGCGGAGCGTCCTGTACGTCGCGCTCGGCAGCGAGGcgccggtgacggcggcgagcgTGCATGAGCTCGCCCTGGGGCTCGAGCTCTCCGGCGCGCGCTTCCTGTGGGCGCTCCGCCAgccgccgagcgccgccggcgagcagccATTGCTGCCGGAGGGGTTCGAGCAGCGAGTGGCCGGGCGCGGGTTGGTGATCGCCGGGTGGGTGCCGCAGGTGCGGGTGCTGGCtcacgccgccgtcggcgccttcctgacgcactgcgggtgggGCTCCGTCACCGAGAGCTTCCGGTTCGGGCACCCGCTGGTGATGCTCCCGTTCGTCACCGACCAGGGGCTCATCGCGCGGATGATGGTGGAGAGGGGCGTCGGCGTGGAGGTGGCGcggcgcgacgacgacggcgaggcgtTCGTCCGGGAGGACGTCGCCGCGGCGGTGAGGCGCGtgatggtggaggaggaagggaaggagcTCGCGGTCAACGCGAGGAGGCTGCGGGAGGTTgtcgtcggcgacgacggcggccggcaggAGCGGTACGTCGACGAGCTCGTGGACTGCATGCAGCGGCACAGCTTCACCGAGGTGCTTTGA